In Streptomyces hawaiiensis, one genomic interval encodes:
- a CDS encoding aldehyde dehydrogenase family protein, whose translation MAATHAFWLAGRQATGEDTFDVSSPWDGRLVGKVSVPTDAQVEEAVAAAHAVLDEFAATPAHVRAAALDHVSKRLVERTEEIAQLISAENGKPLKWARGEVGRAVSVFRFAAEEARRFNGGEAQRLDTDLGGQGRLALTRRFPKGVVLGIAPFNFPLNLCAHKIAPAIAAGAPIILKPAPATPLSGLIIGDLLAETELPAGSWSILPVANDKMPALVQDERLPVISFTGSEKVGYAIMDSVPRKHCTLELGGNGAAVVLADWASDEDLEWAATRIATFSNYQGGQSCISVQRVIADASVYDRLLPRVVAAVEAQVTGDPSDDKTDVGPLVSEDAARRVETWVQEAVDSGAQLLTGGKRDGASYAPTVLAEVPAGVTLSCEEVFGPVLTVQKVNGEAAAFAAVNDSKYGLQAGVFTHDLQTAFRAHRALEVGGVVIGDVPSYRADQMPYGGVKQSGVGREGVRFAMEDYTYERVLVLTGIDL comes from the coding sequence GTGGCAGCCACCCACGCCTTCTGGCTCGCCGGCCGCCAGGCCACCGGCGAGGACACCTTCGACGTCAGCTCGCCGTGGGACGGGCGGCTCGTCGGCAAGGTGAGCGTGCCGACCGACGCGCAGGTCGAGGAGGCCGTGGCCGCCGCGCACGCCGTCCTGGACGAGTTCGCCGCCACCCCCGCCCATGTCCGGGCCGCCGCCCTCGACCACGTGAGCAAGCGCCTGGTCGAGCGCACCGAGGAGATCGCGCAGCTGATCTCCGCCGAGAACGGCAAGCCCCTGAAGTGGGCGCGCGGCGAGGTCGGGCGGGCCGTGTCCGTGTTCCGGTTCGCTGCCGAGGAGGCCCGGCGGTTCAACGGCGGCGAGGCCCAGCGCCTCGACACCGACCTCGGCGGCCAGGGCCGGCTCGCCCTCACCCGCCGCTTCCCGAAGGGCGTCGTGCTCGGCATCGCGCCCTTCAACTTCCCGTTGAACCTCTGCGCCCACAAGATCGCCCCGGCCATCGCCGCCGGTGCCCCGATCATCCTGAAGCCGGCTCCGGCGACCCCGCTGTCCGGCCTGATCATCGGCGACCTGCTGGCCGAGACCGAGCTGCCCGCGGGCTCCTGGAGCATCCTGCCGGTCGCCAACGACAAGATGCCCGCCCTCGTACAGGACGAGCGCCTGCCCGTGATCTCCTTCACCGGCTCCGAAAAGGTCGGCTACGCGATCATGGACTCGGTGCCGCGCAAGCACTGCACCCTGGAACTGGGCGGCAACGGCGCGGCCGTCGTCCTCGCCGACTGGGCGAGCGACGAGGATCTGGAATGGGCCGCGACCCGCATCGCCACCTTCTCCAACTACCAGGGCGGCCAGTCCTGCATCTCCGTGCAGCGGGTCATCGCCGACGCCTCGGTGTACGACCGGCTGCTGCCGCGCGTCGTCGCCGCCGTCGAGGCCCAGGTCACCGGTGACCCGAGCGACGACAAGACCGACGTCGGCCCGCTGGTCAGCGAGGACGCCGCCCGGCGCGTGGAGACGTGGGTCCAGGAGGCCGTGGACTCCGGGGCTCAACTGCTCACCGGCGGAAAGCGCGACGGCGCCTCCTACGCGCCGACCGTCCTGGCCGAGGTTCCGGCCGGTGTCACGCTCTCCTGCGAGGAGGTCTTCGGGCCGGTCCTCACGGTGCAGAAGGTGAACGGCGAGGCCGCGGCCTTCGCCGCCGTCAACGACTCCAAGTACGGCCTCCAGGCGGGCGTGTTCACCCACGACCTGCAGACCGCCTTCCGCGCCCACCGCGCCTTGGAGGTCGGCGGCGTGGTCATCGGCGACGTGCCGTCCTACCGCGCCGACCAGATGCCGTACGGCGGCGTCAAGCAGTCCGGTGTGGGCCGCGAGGGCGTGCGGTTCGCCATGGAGGACTACACCTACGAGCGGGTGCTGGTCCTCACCGGCATCGACCTCTAG
- a CDS encoding acyltransferase has translation MNQPSHDAGLFDHCPWLFAGQASEEQRAAQDQRQQRLLAGPGEVRLGEGCFVAETAAVYPDLLHLGDRSYIAAQAYVTGEIRTGADCTVNPFTVVRGTVTLGDGVRIGAHSSLLGFNHGSAPGLPVHQQPVTSRGITVGDDVWIGSHVVVVDGVTIGDHCVVGAGAVVTKDLPAWSVAAGNPARRIRDRREPRGTKRPAGTETLAEELAAFAETARAQATDLLNRSWRPDTGRYADRPGSEPTVRAHCDAVEIADLLLGDVPSHLPAAGHVERLRASQDPATGLVPEYGAAPPLPGPAGLPEDDGPPAYHVLCVGYALDLLGSSFAHPVHAVRTTTADRLVRHLGALPWDGRAWHAGAWVDSWATAAHWNLCAGGEAAAPGALEALFGWLHTHADPWTGMWGSPSQESGRLQMVNGYYRLTRGSFAQFGLPVPYPERVIDTVLDHARDTRHFAPGRENACNVLDVIHPLWLCGRQTTHRGEETRAWAATQLSAALRRWHPGQGFGFGPTSDGTGPGREPGLQGTEMWLAIIWLLADALGLADVLGYRPRGIHRPEPAPTTERQ, from the coding sequence GTGAACCAGCCGTCCCACGACGCCGGCCTCTTCGACCACTGCCCCTGGCTCTTCGCCGGACAGGCCTCCGAGGAGCAGCGCGCCGCACAGGATCAGCGGCAGCAGCGGCTGCTCGCCGGGCCCGGGGAGGTGCGTCTGGGCGAAGGCTGCTTCGTGGCGGAGACGGCCGCGGTGTACCCGGACCTCCTGCACCTGGGCGACCGCTCGTACATCGCGGCCCAGGCCTACGTCACCGGCGAGATACGCACGGGCGCCGACTGCACCGTCAATCCCTTCACGGTGGTGCGGGGCACCGTCACCCTCGGAGACGGGGTGCGCATCGGCGCGCACAGCTCGCTGCTCGGCTTCAACCACGGCTCCGCGCCCGGCCTGCCGGTCCATCAGCAGCCGGTCACCAGCCGGGGGATCACGGTCGGTGACGACGTGTGGATCGGCTCGCACGTGGTCGTCGTCGACGGGGTCACCATCGGCGACCACTGCGTCGTCGGCGCGGGGGCGGTCGTCACGAAGGACCTGCCGGCGTGGTCGGTGGCGGCGGGCAACCCGGCGCGCCGGATCCGGGACCGGCGCGAGCCGCGCGGGACGAAGCGCCCGGCCGGCACCGAGACCCTCGCCGAGGAACTGGCGGCCTTCGCCGAGACCGCCCGGGCTCAGGCGACCGATCTGCTGAACCGCTCCTGGCGTCCGGACACCGGCCGCTACGCCGACCGGCCCGGCAGCGAGCCGACCGTGCGGGCCCACTGCGACGCCGTCGAGATCGCCGACCTGCTCCTCGGAGACGTACCGTCGCACCTGCCGGCCGCCGGGCACGTCGAGCGGCTCCGGGCGTCGCAGGACCCCGCCACCGGTCTGGTCCCCGAGTACGGCGCGGCCCCGCCGCTGCCCGGACCGGCCGGGCTGCCCGAGGACGACGGGCCCCCGGCCTATCACGTGCTGTGCGTCGGCTACGCGCTGGACCTGCTCGGCAGTTCCTTCGCCCACCCGGTCCATGCGGTGCGGACCACGACGGCCGACCGGCTGGTCCGGCACCTCGGCGCACTGCCCTGGGACGGCCGTGCCTGGCACGCCGGGGCGTGGGTCGACTCCTGGGCCACCGCCGCGCACTGGAACCTGTGCGCCGGAGGCGAGGCGGCCGCGCCGGGCGCGCTGGAGGCGCTGTTCGGCTGGCTGCACACCCACGCCGACCCGTGGACCGGGATGTGGGGCTCACCCAGCCAGGAGTCCGGGCGCCTGCAGATGGTCAACGGCTACTACCGGCTCACCCGCGGTTCCTTCGCCCAGTTCGGCCTGCCCGTGCCGTACCCGGAGCGTGTGATCGACACCGTCCTCGACCACGCGCGCGACACCCGCCACTTCGCGCCCGGCCGCGAGAACGCCTGCAACGTCCTGGACGTGATCCACCCTCTGTGGCTCTGTGGCCGGCAGACCACGCACCGTGGAGAGGAGACCCGCGCCTGGGCGGCGACCCAGCTCTCCGCCGCCCTGCGCCGCTGGCACCCCGGCCAGGGCTTCGGCTTCGGCCCCACGTCCGACGGCACCGGGCCGGGCCGTGAACCCGGGCTGCAGGGCACGGAGATGTGGCTCGCGATCATCTGGCTGCTCGCGGATGCTCTCGGCCTGGCCGACGTCCTGGGCTACCGCCCGCGGGGGATTCACCGCCCGGAGCCCGCGCCGACAACCGAAAGGCAATGA
- a CDS encoding phosphatase PAP2 family protein: MPISANQERATLPGSVALLLALPALLFALITWQVVADGPLVRLDERLSRLLVNPDRCSELLADLGNIQVAVPVLAVALGYVAVRHRRAGADRWWLPVAAAALLMALVPALVVPLKVLTDRPGTPAVPPGTGYYPSGHTATAAIAYGSATLLLLPWLRTALARRALITLCVALVLGASYGLVRRGYHWPLDVVGSWCLCAVLLSSLWLFVGTAKTPGRSHAPGP; encoded by the coding sequence ATGCCGATCTCCGCGAACCAGGAACGCGCCACGCTCCCGGGCTCCGTCGCCCTCCTGCTCGCCCTTCCGGCCCTCCTCTTCGCCCTGATCACCTGGCAGGTCGTCGCCGACGGCCCGCTCGTCCGGCTCGACGAGCGCCTCAGCCGCCTCCTCGTGAACCCGGACCGCTGCTCCGAACTCCTCGCCGACCTGGGCAACATCCAGGTCGCGGTCCCGGTCCTCGCCGTCGCGCTCGGATACGTCGCCGTACGCCACCGTCGCGCCGGCGCGGACCGCTGGTGGCTGCCCGTCGCCGCGGCGGCCCTGCTCATGGCCCTGGTCCCGGCGCTGGTCGTCCCGCTCAAGGTGCTCACCGACCGCCCGGGCACCCCGGCCGTCCCGCCCGGTACCGGCTACTACCCCTCGGGCCACACCGCCACCGCCGCCATCGCCTACGGCTCCGCGACCCTGCTCCTGCTCCCCTGGCTCCGCACGGCCCTGGCCCGCCGCGCTCTGATCACCCTCTGCGTCGCTCTCGTCCTCGGTGCGAGCTACGGCCTGGTCCGCCGCGGCTACCACTGGCCCCTGGACGTGGTGGGCAGCTGGTGTCTGTGCGCGGTGCTCCTGTCGTCGCTGTGGCTGTTCGTCGGGACGGCGAAGACACCCGGGCGGTCTCACGCACCGGGGCCCTGA
- a CDS encoding winged helix-turn-helix transcriptional regulator: protein MKRTYTCGLDAAIAVMGGKWKGLILFSLGEGPLRFGELRRAVAGISERVLILQLREMENSGLVHREVHQQVPPKVEYSLTEFGRSLNAAMAPLGEWGEDNLQRIEAIP, encoded by the coding sequence ATGAAGCGGACGTACACGTGTGGGCTGGATGCGGCGATCGCCGTCATGGGCGGCAAGTGGAAGGGTCTGATTCTGTTCTCGCTCGGGGAAGGCCCTTTACGCTTCGGTGAGTTGCGGCGCGCGGTGGCCGGCATCAGCGAACGGGTGCTGATTCTTCAGCTGCGGGAGATGGAGAACAGCGGTCTGGTGCACCGGGAGGTGCACCAGCAGGTTCCGCCGAAGGTGGAGTACTCGCTGACGGAATTCGGCCGTTCCCTCAATGCCGCGATGGCGCCGCTCGGGGAATGGGGCGAGGACAACCTTCAGCGGATCGAGGCCATTCCGTGA
- a CDS encoding ATP-binding protein, producing the protein MDSDGTQDARGTHASPVPRPAAPPQVPAMPPRPPRAPGMPPLPDGSAFLTWLRAPRPDAAPGVWRFGHRPRPAEEPEEIPTRQLLSGALIAFLVGWLIWSLLQNGYLGTWWWVPFDLIVPDAWRGGDSDLGETGTFIVYRGYELLVALGIMVGAARLGRWGEVWRRFVTPRFRRPEALETRTTPEDDPAQWNELRAAGAADAAERLAAEARTGLMRDVDHARILRAWQGVRTGRHSLATFSGAVLKDGAAACLHPSGERDLPARLARHDLVTGQVRLGTTVDDARNPYAYRDTGLALGPDLLGTSLVAVGPAGSGKTGTVVRPLAESLCLHALAGRAAVVVVGAAGAGLGPADAYDVVVRIGNQESEYDLDLYGGSADPDEAAAVLAEALVGDLADPHPGSDSRRSTTVLAQLLGPFRAVHGRFPSVPELRQLLDGSPGPFAALRQGLHEAGQESLLRELDARERQMGQPGDVAGALGDRVALLDRPAFAGFFDTSGQSRPFTLKALDHPVRVRIDLPQRGHADASKMLARLVLAQFTASVAVREDRSLFACLLLDDATGVVTPEAVRGIQRLRSGNAGVVLTLRTLDDVARPLRGPLLGATGCRMALAGLTPWDGQDFAEVWGKEWTEARDVTDRQIIAETPAGKAVHMLRRVITGKAPTARAVTVRQVERERWSASELAHGVPAGHAVLSLTDVKGEHAPPLLVDLRG; encoded by the coding sequence ATGGACAGCGACGGGACGCAGGACGCGCGGGGTACGCATGCGAGTCCCGTGCCGCGCCCGGCGGCACCTCCTCAGGTGCCCGCGATGCCGCCCCGGCCACCCCGGGCCCCCGGGATGCCGCCGCTGCCGGACGGGTCGGCGTTCCTCACCTGGCTGCGCGCGCCACGCCCCGACGCCGCGCCGGGCGTGTGGCGGTTCGGGCACCGCCCGCGGCCCGCGGAAGAACCCGAGGAGATCCCCACCCGGCAGCTGCTGAGCGGGGCGCTGATCGCCTTCCTCGTGGGATGGCTGATCTGGTCGCTGCTGCAGAACGGGTACCTCGGCACCTGGTGGTGGGTGCCGTTCGACCTGATCGTTCCCGACGCCTGGCGGGGCGGAGACAGCGATCTCGGGGAGACCGGGACGTTCATCGTCTACCGGGGGTACGAGCTGCTCGTCGCCCTGGGGATCATGGTCGGGGCGGCCCGGCTGGGCCGCTGGGGCGAGGTGTGGCGCCGCTTCGTCACCCCCCGCTTCCGTCGGCCGGAGGCACTGGAAACCCGGACGACCCCCGAGGACGACCCGGCCCAGTGGAACGAACTGCGCGCCGCCGGTGCCGCCGACGCCGCCGAGCGCCTCGCCGCCGAGGCCCGTACCGGGCTGATGCGGGACGTCGACCATGCCCGGATCCTCCGTGCCTGGCAGGGCGTACGCACCGGACGGCACAGCCTCGCCACCTTCAGCGGCGCCGTGCTCAAGGACGGTGCCGCCGCGTGCCTGCACCCCTCCGGGGAGCGCGACCTGCCCGCCCGGCTCGCCCGGCACGACCTCGTCACCGGACAGGTGCGGCTGGGGACCACCGTGGACGACGCCCGCAACCCCTACGCCTACCGCGACACGGGGCTGGCCCTCGGGCCCGACCTGCTCGGCACCTCGCTCGTGGCCGTCGGCCCCGCCGGCTCCGGCAAGACCGGGACCGTCGTCCGTCCTCTCGCCGAGTCGCTCTGTCTGCACGCCCTCGCCGGGCGCGCCGCCGTGGTCGTCGTCGGGGCGGCCGGCGCGGGGCTCGGGCCGGCCGACGCGTATGACGTGGTCGTACGGATCGGGAACCAGGAGTCCGAGTACGACCTCGATCTGTACGGGGGCAGCGCCGACCCGGACGAGGCCGCTGCCGTGCTCGCCGAGGCGCTCGTCGGAGATCTCGCCGATCCGCATCCCGGCAGCGACAGCCGCCGGTCCACCACCGTCCTCGCCCAGCTGCTCGGGCCGTTCCGGGCCGTGCACGGGCGTTTCCCCTCCGTACCGGAGCTGCGGCAGCTGCTGGACGGGTCGCCGGGTCCGTTCGCCGCGCTGCGGCAGGGCCTCCACGAGGCCGGGCAGGAGTCGCTGCTGCGCGAGCTCGACGCCCGGGAGCGGCAGATGGGGCAGCCCGGGGACGTCGCCGGGGCGCTGGGCGACCGCGTGGCGCTGCTCGACCGGCCCGCCTTCGCCGGGTTCTTCGACACCTCCGGTCAGTCCCGGCCCTTCACCCTCAAGGCCCTCGACCATCCGGTGCGGGTGCGCATCGACCTGCCCCAGCGTGGGCACGCCGACGCCTCCAAGATGCTGGCCCGGCTCGTGCTCGCGCAGTTCACGGCGAGTGTCGCCGTACGCGAGGACCGGTCGCTGTTCGCGTGCCTGCTGCTGGACGACGCGACCGGGGTGGTGACGCCCGAGGCCGTGCGGGGCATCCAGCGGCTGCGGTCCGGCAACGCCGGAGTCGTGCTCACCCTGCGGACGCTGGACGACGTGGCCCGGCCGCTGCGGGGGCCGCTGCTCGGGGCCACCGGATGCCGGATGGCGCTGGCGGGACTCACGCCGTGGGACGGGCAGGACTTCGCCGAGGTCTGGGGCAAGGAGTGGACCGAGGCCCGGGACGTCACCGACCGGCAGATCATCGCGGAGACCCCGGCGGGCAAGGCCGTGCACATGCTGCGCCGGGTGATCACCGGCAAGGCCCCGACCGCGCGGGCGGTGACCGTGCGGCAGGTCGAGCGGGAGCGCTGGTCCGCCTCCGAGCTGGCGCACGGCGTGCCGGCGGGGCACGCGGTGCTGTCGCTGACCGACGTCAAGGGCGAGCACGCGCCACCGCTGCTGGTGGATCTGCGGGGCTGA
- a CDS encoding NAD(P)-dependent oxidoreductase, which translates to MAGDNRTPVTVIGTGSMGRALAGAFLAAGHPTTVWNRTPARAEPLVEQGAVHAASVADAVGASGLVVTCLTTFADTRAALRPAAGALRGRALVTLNSGSPADARETAAWAGTHGARLLAGAVKNVPAAVGEPDTLLYYSGDRGVFEEYGATLRVLGGDTLHLGEEPDLAALYEMAVGAMLLPALVGFFQGAAAVQARGLRVESMVRFAGKWLDMIKALLPVYAAEIDRGDYSDGASSVDLFLAGAAHDADLAEEANVDTAWLVPLNDLLRRAAEAGHGPHSVSALTEMLRKGA; encoded by the coding sequence ATGGCTGGGGACAACCGCACGCCAGTGACCGTCATCGGGACGGGTTCGATGGGCCGGGCACTCGCCGGAGCGTTTCTGGCGGCAGGACATCCGACGACGGTCTGGAACCGCACCCCGGCCCGAGCCGAGCCCCTGGTGGAGCAGGGAGCGGTGCACGCCGCGTCGGTCGCGGACGCGGTCGGGGCGAGCGGGCTGGTCGTGACCTGCCTGACCACCTTCGCGGACACCCGCGCGGCGCTACGGCCGGCCGCCGGGGCGCTACGGGGCCGGGCCCTCGTCACCCTGAACAGCGGTTCCCCCGCCGACGCCCGCGAAACGGCCGCCTGGGCCGGCACGCACGGCGCCCGCCTGCTCGCCGGCGCGGTCAAGAACGTACCTGCGGCGGTGGGAGAACCGGACACCCTCCTCTACTACAGCGGTGACCGGGGCGTCTTCGAGGAGTACGGAGCGACTCTGAGGGTGCTGGGAGGCGACACCCTCCACCTCGGGGAGGAACCCGATCTCGCCGCGTTGTACGAGATGGCCGTGGGCGCGATGCTGCTGCCCGCGCTCGTCGGCTTCTTCCAGGGGGCCGCCGCCGTCCAGGCGCGGGGACTGCGGGTGGAGTCGATGGTGCGGTTCGCGGGCAAGTGGCTGGACATGATCAAGGCACTGCTGCCGGTCTACGCCGCGGAGATCGACAGGGGCGACTACAGCGACGGCGCGAGTTCGGTGGACCTTTTCCTCGCGGGCGCGGCCCATGACGCGGACCTGGCGGAGGAGGCGAACGTCGACACCGCCTGGCTGGTACCCCTGAACGACCTGTTGCGGAGGGCGGCCGAGGCGGGTCACGGCCCGCACAGCGTCTCGGCACTCACCGAGATGCTCAGGAAGGGGGCGTAG
- a CDS encoding PucR family transcriptional regulator: protein MPPTLASLVHHSALKLTVRAGEHRLDVPVRWAHPSELADPVPYMEGGELLLITALKLDAEDPEAMRRYVRRLAGAGVVGLGFAVGVNYEEIPEALVDAAEEEGLPLLEVPRRTPFLAISKAVSAAIAADQYRAVTAGFAAQRELTRQAQAGGPEGLLAALASQVDGWAALYDASGAVVATAPEWAGRRAARLTGDVQTLRDRPAPASSVVGGPENEDRIELHTLGTGRRPRAALAVGTAAAPGTAERYAVHSAIALLTLTTERSRSLQAAEQRVGAAVLRMLLAGEPDHARAVAGDLYGELLDAPFRMMVAERVPVSASAALARAEARKGAPPVERPSAAALAAADTGGDPLAALADVVESAAARAGEAVLVVPEGERLVVLAADGGAAAAACGEYAAALETARAGIREKVPGGEDDELVVGLSAPAGPIAASAAYKQARQALSVARRRGRVLVEHERMAAGSVLPLLADDAVRAFADGILRPLNEHDATGRGDLVASLRAWLSKHGQWDAAAAELGVHRHTLRYRMRRVEEILGRSLDDPDVRMELWLALKATTTE from the coding sequence ATGCCCCCGACGCTCGCCTCGCTCGTCCACCACTCCGCGCTGAAACTGACCGTGCGGGCAGGCGAACACCGCCTCGACGTGCCGGTCCGCTGGGCGCACCCCAGTGAGCTCGCCGACCCCGTGCCCTACATGGAGGGCGGGGAACTGCTGCTGATCACCGCGCTCAAGCTGGACGCCGAGGACCCGGAGGCCATGCGCCGCTACGTGCGGCGGCTGGCCGGGGCCGGCGTGGTGGGGCTCGGCTTCGCCGTCGGCGTCAACTACGAGGAGATCCCCGAGGCGCTCGTCGACGCGGCCGAGGAGGAGGGCCTGCCACTGCTGGAGGTGCCGCGCCGCACCCCGTTCCTCGCCATCAGCAAGGCCGTGTCCGCCGCGATCGCCGCCGACCAGTACCGGGCCGTCACCGCCGGGTTCGCCGCCCAGCGCGAGCTGACCCGGCAGGCCCAGGCCGGGGGCCCGGAGGGGCTGCTGGCGGCGCTGGCCTCGCAGGTCGACGGATGGGCGGCGCTGTACGACGCCTCGGGCGCGGTCGTCGCCACGGCCCCGGAGTGGGCGGGGCGGCGCGCCGCGCGGCTCACCGGTGACGTGCAGACGCTGCGGGACCGCCCCGCGCCCGCCTCCTCGGTGGTCGGTGGGCCGGAGAACGAGGACCGGATCGAGCTGCACACCCTCGGCACCGGCCGGCGGCCCCGGGCTGCCCTCGCCGTCGGTACGGCCGCCGCCCCGGGCACCGCCGAGCGCTACGCCGTCCACTCGGCCATCGCGCTGCTGACCCTGACCACGGAACGCTCCCGGTCCCTCCAGGCGGCCGAGCAGCGGGTCGGCGCGGCGGTGCTGCGCATGCTGCTGGCCGGGGAGCCGGACCATGCCCGCGCGGTCGCCGGGGACCTGTACGGCGAGCTGCTGGACGCGCCGTTCCGGATGATGGTCGCGGAGCGGGTGCCGGTGTCGGCGTCGGCCGCGCTGGCCCGGGCCGAGGCACGCAAGGGCGCTCCGCCCGTCGAGCGGCCCTCGGCCGCGGCGCTCGCCGCGGCCGACACCGGCGGCGACCCCCTCGCGGCGCTCGCCGACGTCGTGGAGTCCGCGGCGGCCCGGGCCGGCGAGGCCGTGCTGGTGGTGCCGGAGGGGGAGCGGCTGGTGGTGCTGGCCGCGGACGGCGGCGCCGCCGCGGCGGCCTGCGGGGAGTACGCGGCCGCCCTGGAGACGGCCCGGGCCGGCATACGCGAGAAGGTGCCGGGCGGCGAGGACGACGAACTGGTCGTCGGCCTGTCGGCACCGGCCGGGCCCATCGCCGCGTCCGCAGCGTACAAGCAGGCCCGGCAGGCGCTGTCGGTGGCGCGGCGGCGCGGGCGCGTCCTCGTGGAGCACGAGCGGATGGCGGCCGGATCGGTGCTGCCGCTGCTGGCGGACGACGCGGTGCGGGCGTTCGCCGACGGGATACTGCGGCCGCTGAACGAGCATGACGCCACCGGCCGCGGCGACCTCGTCGCCTCCCTGCGCGCCTGGCTGTCCAAGCACGGCCAGTGGGACGCGGCGGCGGCCGAACTCGGCGTCCACCGCCACACCCTGCGCTACCGCATGCGCCGGGTCGAGGAGATCCTGGGCCGCTCCCTGGACGACCCGGACGTCCGCATGGAGCTCTGGCTCGCCCTGAAGGCGACCACCACCGAGTAG
- the gabT gene encoding 4-aminobutyrate--2-oxoglutarate transaminase, whose amino-acid sequence MTALPQERRVVTAIPGPKSQELQARRTAAVAQGVGSVLPVFTARAGGGIIEDVDGNRLIDFGSGIAVTSVGASAEAVVRRASAQLADFTHTCFMVTPYEGYVEVAEALAELTPGDHAKKSALFNSGAEAVENAVKIARAYTKRQAVVVFDHGYHGRTNLTMALTAKNMPYKHGFGPFAPEVYRVPVAYGYRWPTGPENAGPEAAAQAIDQISKQVGAENVAAIIIEPVLGEGGFIEPAKGFLPAISRFAKDHGIVFVADEIQSGFCRTGQWFACEDEGIVPDLITTAKGIAGGLPLAAVTGRAEIMDAAHAGGLGGTYGGNPVACAGALGSIETMKELDLNARAKNIEAVMKARLTAMAEKFDLIGDVRGRGAMIAIELVKDRATKEPNPEATAALAKACHAEGLLVLTCGTYGNVLRFLPPLVIGEDLLNEGLDIIEQAFSRI is encoded by the coding sequence ATGACCGCACTTCCGCAGGAGCGCCGCGTCGTCACCGCCATTCCCGGTCCGAAGTCGCAGGAGCTGCAGGCTCGGCGTACCGCCGCGGTCGCGCAGGGCGTGGGGTCCGTGCTGCCCGTGTTCACGGCGCGGGCGGGCGGCGGGATCATCGAGGACGTCGACGGCAACCGGCTGATCGACTTCGGGTCGGGCATCGCCGTGACGTCCGTGGGCGCCTCCGCCGAGGCCGTCGTACGGCGGGCGTCGGCGCAGCTCGCCGACTTCACCCACACCTGCTTCATGGTCACGCCCTACGAGGGGTACGTCGAGGTCGCCGAGGCGCTCGCCGAGCTGACCCCCGGTGACCACGCCAAGAAGAGCGCCCTGTTCAACTCCGGCGCCGAGGCCGTCGAGAACGCCGTGAAGATCGCCCGGGCGTACACCAAGCGGCAGGCCGTCGTGGTGTTCGACCACGGCTACCACGGCCGCACCAACCTCACCATGGCGCTGACCGCGAAGAACATGCCGTACAAGCACGGCTTCGGCCCGTTCGCCCCCGAGGTGTACCGGGTGCCGGTGGCGTACGGCTACCGCTGGCCGACCGGGCCTGAGAACGCCGGCCCCGAGGCCGCCGCGCAGGCCATCGACCAGATCAGCAAGCAGGTCGGCGCGGAGAACGTCGCCGCGATCATCATCGAGCCGGTGCTCGGCGAGGGCGGCTTCATCGAGCCGGCCAAGGGCTTCCTGCCGGCGATCAGCCGGTTCGCGAAGGACCACGGCATCGTCTTCGTCGCCGACGAGATCCAGTCCGGCTTCTGCCGTACGGGCCAGTGGTTCGCGTGCGAGGACGAGGGCATCGTCCCGGACCTCATCACGACGGCGAAGGGCATCGCCGGCGGTCTGCCGCTCGCGGCCGTCACCGGGCGCGCCGAGATCATGGACGCCGCGCACGCCGGCGGCCTGGGCGGCACCTACGGCGGCAACCCGGTCGCCTGCGCGGGTGCGCTCGGCTCGATCGAGACGATGAAGGAACTCGACCTCAACGCCAGGGCGAAGAACATCGAGGCCGTCATGAAGGCCCGCCTCACCGCCATGGCCGAGAAGTTCGACCTCATCGGGGATGTCCGGGGCCGGGGCGCCATGATCGCCATCGAGCTGGTCAAGGACCGCGCCACCAAGGAGCCGAACCCGGAGGCGACCGCCGCACTCGCCAAGGCCTGCCACGCCGAGGGCCTGCTGGTCCTGACCTGTGGCACCTACGGCAACGTGCTCCGTTTCCTGCCCCCGCTGGTGATCGGCGAGGACCTGCTGAACGAGGGCCTGGACATCATCGAGCAGGCGTTCTCCCGCATCTGA